The genomic segment GCTGAGGTCCTCGACCTGCAACACTGGCACGACTTCTTCAAAGTCATCAAGCGGGCCGGCTACATCCATCCCAGTTTGATCACGTCCGAAACGACCCTCGTCTATACCTACGCCCTCTGGCTCATCGGCAAGCGAGATTTTGCGCTCGATCCGCACACCCTGCGCAACCTCATAGCCCGCTGGTTCTTCATGAGTTCGCTCACCCGCCGGTACACTGGCTCGCCGGAAACTCGCATGGAGCAGGATTTGGCCCTGCTGCGCGGCTGTTCTCAGCCGAGCGAGTTCGCGCAGACGCTGGAGCAAGAAATGGCCGCGGTGCTCACATCGAGCTACTGGGAGATTACCCTACCCAATGAACTGGCTACGGCCTCGGCACGGAACGTCGGACAGGCAGCCTTTTTCGCTTCCCTCTGCCTCCTCGACGCGCCGGTGCTCTATTCCCACTTAAAGGTACGCGACTTACTGGACCCTACCTCGAAGGCCCAAAAGTCGGCCCTGGAGCGACATCACCTCTTCCCGCGTAAGTATCTGGAGCGGCAAGGCGTCACCGATCGGCGCGACATCAACCAAGTGGCCAATTACGCGCTGGTGGAGTGGCACGACAACATCGACATCAGCGCCCGGCAACCAGCCGAATACGCGCCCAAATACGAACGTCGGTTCCCACCCGAAAAGCTGCGAGAGATGTATCGGTACCATGCCCTTCCCGAACGATGGTATGATATGGAGTATTCGACGTTCTTGGAGGAGCGCCGTCGCCTCATGGCCGCCATCATACGCGAAGGATTCGAGTCCTTGCGGTGAGTTGCCGGGTTCTCCCACCGAGCGCCAGACCGCGCTCCCCCGATCCGCGCCGCTCGGAAAGCTGGCTGGACCCACCTGCTACCGGAGGACGGCCATTTCCGCGCCGGCGCGTGCTCAGCTCGGTACTCCACGCTGTCCTCCTCGAAAGGCGTCGAGAACTCGACGCGGGCGTGGATGAGCACGCACTCGGCGTCGCGGAGCACCTCCAGTATGCAACCCTGCTCTCTCAACGGCTGGAGTACGTGCCGTACCGCGCAGCTCGCCAGACGGACCCGTTTCGGAAACGCTGTCTCCGCACGAGGTTACCCGCGAGCCTTGCGATCGAACTCGCTGATCGGAAGTCTCTCGAGGACACCGGGTGCTCGAGACTACCTGACCCGCAGGCGAGCGACGAGCCCAACGTCGGCGAGTGCTCCCACAACGGGGTCGGCCACCGGTATCCACCCGTAGCGCCAGCCAGGCCTACCCTCCCTGGAGTCGGCAAGAGTGCTTAGGCCAGCCGGGGTGCGAGATCGCATGCCAGCTTCGAGGCGAAGCCGGTGGTACCGCCGAGCGCCAGTCCGACGACGAGCATGAGTCCGCCGACCCACCACGGTGCCGCTCCTGGCTCGACGAAACCGCGCACGAGCGCCGTCACGCAAGCTCCTAGCACCGCGGTTCCGAGAAACTCGGCGAACAGACTCGCCGGCCACTGTCGAATCGCCGGGCGCGTGCAGAACACACCTCGCTTCACCTCAGGGTCGGTCGCCTCGTCCGAGTGCAGCCAGCACGCCACCCAGACTCGTATCGCCCCAAAAAAACCGCCGGCAGACTGAGCGAGAACGTCTCCTCCCACGCGTTCTGCTGGAAGGAATCCCCACATCGCCAGTCCGACGGTCACCCCCGATTCGCGTGCTCACCACTGACTGGCCCAGTCAGACCGACCGCGAACACGACAGCCAGCACGGAGCCGGTTGCGACCCTGAGCCACCCGCCTCGAGGACCGTGCACCACAGGCCACTGGGAAGTCACGGCTGTTCCAACAGTCAAGCGGACGAGCAGTATCGCTCCGAAGAACTCCGCAGCGAGTTCAACGCATCTCAGACTCCCGCCCTCCTCGCTCGCCGAACCATCCCCCAGCGCCGCACTCGCACCGCGATCGTCGCTTCGTGCGCACACCCACGGGTGAGCAAAGCATGAACGACGGTACGCCCACCTCCCGGTCGGACTGCACGAGGTCAACTTGACCGCGCCGAAACTGAAATCAGCAGGAGACGTTTCTCTCACGCAAGCCTTCGGCGTGGCCAGGCACAGCGAGCCGCGCACAGCGAGAGGCCTCACCGCACAGCGCAGCAGGCAGACCGCTGGACCGAGCAGGACGCGCTCTGCAAGTGGAGGCAAGTCTTTCGGACGGTGAGGAACACGGTCCCTCCGGCAACGGTCCGACGGCAGTTCGCTGCAGTGCAACTTGGCATTCACGACCGATACCGAGGAACCTCGCGACGCACCGCTACGAACGAGTCGAACCCGTCTTCGCTCCCAAACTCATTTCTCTTAGACCGCAACAGTACTTGTACTTTTTCCCGCTGCCGCACGGGCACGGATCGTTCCGGCCGACCTTCTGCTTCTTCCGTGCTGGACCCGCACCGTCGCCACCGCGGTTCGGCGTCCCGACCTGCATGACCGGCCGCTGCAAGGCAGGAGCGAGCTGCACGCGGTAGATGAGCCGCGCCACGTCGTACTCGATGTTCTCCAGCAACTGCTGGAACATCCGGTAGCCCTCGCGCTTGTACACGACGAGCGGGTCGAGCTGGCCGTACGCCTGCAGCCCGACCTCGTGCCGCATGTGCTCCATCTCGGTCAGGTGCTCGATCCACAACCGGTCCATGACCTGCAGGAGCACCAGCCGCTCGATGGTCCGCATCGTGTCGGCACCGAACTCCTGCTCCCGCCGCTCGTACCGCGCCAGTGCCCGCTCCCAGAGCAACTGGACGAGTTCGTCCTCGTCTCGCTCTTCGAGGTCGCGCGGTGTCAGGCCATCCGCGTCGCCGACGATGCCGACGAAGGCCCGGAGGATCTCCTCGGGGTCGGGCTCGTCGCTCGACTCGAACGCCTGTTTGACCGCCTTCTCGAGCTGACGGCGCACCATGCCGAGCACGTGCTCGCGCATGTTCTCGCCCATGACGATCTTCCGGCGGTCAGCGTAGATCACCTCGCGGTGCTTGTTGATCACGCTGTCGTACTCGACGAGATGCTTCCGGAGGTCGAAGTTGTACCCTTCGATCTTCTTCTGCGCTTCTTCGATCATGCGACTGACCAGCGGATGCTCGATCGGATGCTCGTCGTCCATACCCAGCCGCTCGAGCAGTCCCTGGATCCGATCGGTCCCGACCCGCTTGAGGAGCTCGTCCTCGAGCGAGACGTAGAACCGGCTCGATCCCGGATCACCTTGCCGGCCCGCACGACCACGCAGCTGGTTATCGATCCGCCGCGCCTCGTGCCGCTCCGTACCGATGACGTGCAGACCACCGAGTTCCGCGACGCCCGGTCCCAGCACGATGTCCGTTCCGCGGCCAGCCATGTTGGTGGCGATCGTTACCGCGCCGCGTTGCCCGGCTTTCGCGACGATGAGTGCCTCACGCTCGTGGTGCTTGGCGTTGAGCACCTCGTGCGGGATCCCTTCTCGCTTGAGCAGCTGGCTCAGGTACTCGCTCTTCTCGATCGAGGTCGTCCCGACCAGCACCGGGCGGCCGAGCGCGTGCATCTCCTTGATTTCCCGCACGACCGCACGGAACTTTCCCTCTTCCGTGCGGTAGATCACGTCCGGGTAGTCGATCCGGATCATCGGCTTGTGCGTCGGGATCACGACGACCTCGAGGTTGTAGATGGTCTGGAATTCCTCGGCCTCGGTCGCCGCCGTACCGGTCATCCCGGCCAGTTTCTCGTACATCCGGAAGT from the Thermomicrobium sp. 4228-Ro genome contains:
- a CDS encoding aquaporin, whose translation is MWGFLPAERVGGDVLAQSAGGFFGAIRVWVACWLHSDEATDPEVKRGVFCTRPAIRQWPASLFAEFLGTAVLGACVTALVRGFVEPGAAPWWVGGLMLVVGLALGGTTGFASKLACDLAPRLA
- the secA gene encoding preprotein translocase subunit SecA, whose protein sequence is MRNVLKKIFGDPNERELKRLRRIVDEINALEPEYQRLSDEQLRAKTDEFKARLEYGETLDDILVEAFATVREAARRTLNMRHFDVQLMAGIVLHEGKIAEMKTGEGKTLVATLPLFLNALLGRGCHLVTPNDYLSRVGGGWMGPIYHFLGVSVGVITHEFAGIYDPTYMAPDPSPDDRLNHWRPVSRREAYLADITYGTNHEFGFDYLRDNLVYRPEDIVQRELYYAIVDEVDNILIDEARTPLIISGAARDTVDRYYQFAQIARQLRRDVHYTVDLKHRTVTLTEAGIDRVERLLGIPEGHSLYDDRYSDAVHYLEQALKAKELYLRDRDYIVRDGEVIIVDEFTGRMMPGRRYSEGLHQAIEAKEGLRVRQETVTQATITYQNYFRMYEKLAGMTGTAATEAEEFQTIYNLEVVVIPTHKPMIRIDYPDVIYRTEEGKFRAVVREIKEMHALGRPVLVGTTSIEKSEYLSQLLKREGIPHEVLNAKHHEREALIVAKAGQRGAVTIATNMAGRGTDIVLGPGVAELGGLHVIGTERHEARRIDNQLRGRAGRQGDPGSSRFYVSLEDELLKRVGTDRIQGLLERLGMDDEHPIEHPLVSRMIEEAQKKIEGYNFDLRKHLVEYDSVINKHREVIYADRRKIVMGENMREHVLGMVRRQLEKAVKQAFESSDEPDPEEILRAFVGIVGDADGLTPRDLEERDEDELVQLLWERALARYERREQEFGADTMRTIERLVLLQVMDRLWIEHLTEMEHMRHEVGLQAYGQLDPLVVYKREGYRMFQQLLENIEYDVARLIYRVQLAPALQRPVMQVGTPNRGGDGAGPARKKQKVGRNDPCPCGSGKKYKYCCGLREMSLGAKTGSTRS